A region of Carassius gibelio isolate Cgi1373 ecotype wild population from Czech Republic chromosome B11, carGib1.2-hapl.c, whole genome shotgun sequence DNA encodes the following proteins:
- the zbtb40 gene encoding zinc finger and BTB domain-containing protein 40 isoform X4, with the protein MELPNYSRQLMQQLHALRKERQFCDCSILVGETPHPAHKLVLAASSMLLKSVLEGSDSISIDTDLLSSQEFSSLLDMVYTGKLPPGKHNFTRLIAAADSLQMFDVAVGCKNILTDLMKRTSVETETESMIPQVIKHCVKEPSESEELKRDKNSFEEDRAVELISQNQAGVTKILQNGRSYVKVLEIWDTVSTEVRQVILESFKGDPPADEVYQRLLNCVKVEKVVSAQTVLTLLEQLKCLNPEQGSVLEDEGNKSCPEPEVPASGVRWSSGLLAHISELSHHLSSVSNLSELLTSAVNRCTNEVEKEVVLQCCSGPSSVEVVESLLCKLREMTVSEETFLMLLHEVKESSSDVLQLLQSLKDTREDRSGVELLRIYQNRLIELNLDLQLIEQSFKKGPDMNANERECIKALLGEKGDAEVVGRLISAALDGSLQAVTVWRLLLWIETHSPELQLLMQEVKEKPNAPKLLQTIKDIDVLFKHKSLILETVSNITLLEQGLNTVDHGTEEFAEFLQSCRRADGELESVHQTVERVLSRDSEFASSLCQLLSANQQNVPQLKDLKHPGPLPDSAKSEVEQEESTADSEDDDGEDPKTKGRRKAVPVSYGCEWCKKAFDFKCRLIKHRKGCALAPGKEQRCSECSVAFPTLKSLHQHCMEVHGGPPAKKKKTEQVPCDMCDKTFKHSSGLLYHKRTEHFEERPYACEECGAKFAATSSLKNHMRLHTGEKPFHCKHCDMSFSVAAALSYHTKKKHAEGKMYCCQYCSASFAQSIELTRHVRTHTGDKPYVCRECGKGFKQANGLSVHLQNFHNITEPHDCQKCRVSFSSLDELRQHIQEVHPKELHQCPECSKIFNSEANLEKHMNIHDGNKPYGCKMCKKSYQTLSGLWYHNRTAHPESASAQGNKAIKSLLQCDKCDKTFSNRNSLLKHQITNHKEVHLWKCVNCDSTMTSEQELQQHICSGQASQSGSVFSCVVCSLHFTSETEFQQHFLSKHLQVMQEEAQTQASSAQTVIQCEDAAGQEAEQVISLDQSQIEGSPQLFVALGDQQEAASGAGIVAVSMEDLLNGTVTLICEEGQ; encoded by the exons ATGGAGCTCCCAAACTACAGCCGGCAGCTCATGCAGCAGCTGCATGCTTTACGTAAAGAGAGGCAGTTTTGCGACTGCTCCATCCTGGTGGGTGAGACCCCGCACCCCGCTCACAAGCTAGTGCTGGCGGCCTCCAGTATGTTACTGAAGTCTGTTCTGGAAGGTTCTGACAGCATCTCCATCGACACAGACTTACTGTCCTCTCAAGAGTTTTCTTCTCTTCTGGACATGGTGTACACTGGTAAACTGCCTCCTGGTAAACACAACTTCACCCGACTCATCGCCGCTGCAGACAGCTTGCAGATGTTTGATGTGGCCGTTGGTTGTAAGAACATTCTTACTGACCTCATGAAGCGGACTTCTGTCGAGACTGAGACTGAGTCGATGATACCTCAGGTTATTAAACATTGTGTTAAGGAGCCGTCTGAATCGGAAGAGCTTAAAAGGGACAAAAATAGTTTTGAAG AGGACAGAGCAGTTGAGTTGATCTCTCAAAATCAAGCTGGGGTCACAAAAATCCTCCAGAATGGACGATCGTATGTGAAGGTTCTTGAAATATGGGATACAGTATCCACAGAAGTGCGccag GTCATACTGGAGAGCTTCAAAGGAGATCCACCAGCAGATGAGGTTTACCAGAGGTTGCTCAATTGTGTGAAAGTAGAGAAAGTTGTGTCAGCTCAAACAGTCCTTACTTTGTTAGAACAGCTAAAATGTTTAAATCCTGAGCAGGGGTCAGTTTTGGAGGACGAGGGAAACAAGAGCTGTCCCGAGCCAGAAG TTCCTGCATCAGGAGTTCGGTGGTCTAGTGGGCTTTTGGCCCATATATCAGAACTATCTCATCACCTCTCCAGTGTCAGCAACCTCTCAGAGCTTTTGACCAGCGCAGTGAACAGATGTACAAATGAAGTGGAAAAAGAG GTAGTGCTGCAGTGCTGTTCTGGTCCATCTTCTGTAGAGGTGGTGGAAAGTTTGTTATGTAAACTCCGAGAGATGACCGTAAGTGAAGAAACGTTTCTGATGCTGCTCCATGAGGTGAAGGAAAGCTCCTCAGATGTGCTTCAGCTTCTGCAGTCCTTGAAAGACACAAGGG AAGACCGCAGTGGGGTGGAGTTGTTGAGGATATATCAGAACAGACTCATAGAACTGAATCTGGACCTCCAGCTTATCGAACAGAGCTTTAAAAAGGGTCCAGATATGAATGCAAATGAAAGAGAG TGTATTAAAGCTCTTCTGGGAGAGAAAGGAGATGCTGAGGTGGTTGGGAGGCTGATATCTGCAGCGCTGGATGGTTCACTGCAGGCCGTGACTGTTTGGAGGCTTCTGCTGTGGATAGAGACACACAGTCCAGAGCTGCAGCTCCTCATGCAGGAGGTCAAGGAGAAACCAAACGCTCCAAAACTTCTCCAAACCA ttaaaGACATAGATGTGCTCTTTAAGCACAAATCACTCATCCTGGAAACAGTCAGTAACATTACCCTGCTCGAACAAGGTTTGAACACAGTGGATCATGGGACAGAGGAATTTGCTGAG TTTCTCCAGAGCTGTCGGAGGGCCGATGGTGAGCTGGAGTCAGTTCATCAGACTGTGGAGAGAGTTTTGAGTCGTGACTCAGAGTTTGCCAGTTCACTGTGCCAGCTGCTGTCTGCCAACCAGCAGAACGTCCCGCAGCTGAAAGACCTCAAACATCCTG GGCCTCTGCCAGATTCTGCGAAATCTGAGGTTGAACAAGAAGAATCTACAGCAGACTCTGAGGATGATGATGGAGAAGACCCCAAAACAAAAGGCAGAAGAAAGGCTGTCCCTGTGTCGTACGGGTGCGAGTGGTGTAAAAAGGCGTTTGACTTTAAGTGTCGTCTGATAAAGCACAGGAAAGGCTGTGCCCTGGCGCCGGGGAAGGAGCAGCGCTGCTCAGAGTGTTCGGTGGCCTTTCCGACGCTCAAGAGCCTTCACCAGCACTGCATGGAAGTCCATGGTGGCCCTCCggcgaagaagaagaaaacagagCAAGTGCCATGTGACATGTGCGACAAAACTTTCAAACACTCTTCAG GTCTTTTATATCATAAACGCACTGAACATTTCGAGGAGAGACCATACGCATGCGAGGAGTGCGGGGCGAAGTTTGCTGCTACCTCGTCTCTGAAGAACCACATGCGTCTACACACAGGAGAAAAACCCTTCCACTGCAAACACTGCGACATGAGCTTTTCTGTGGCCGCTGCTCTCTCATACCACACCAAGAAGAAGCATGCTGAGG GTAAAATGTACTGCTGTCAGTACTGCTCAGCCTCATTTGCTCAGTCCATTGAACTGACGCGTCACGTCCGCACGCACACGGGAGACAAACCTTATGTCTGCAGGGAATGCGGCAAAGGCTTCAAACAAGCCAACGGGCTGTCCGTCCATCTGCAGAACTTCCACA ACATTACAGAGCCACATGACTGCCAGAAATGCCGAGTGAGTTTCTCCTCTCTGGACGAGCTCCGTCAGCACATCCAGGAGGTGCATCCCAAAGAGCTGCACCAGTGTCCCGAGTGCAGCAAGATCTTCAACAGTGAAGCCAATCTGGAGAAGCACATGAACATTCATGACGGGAACAAACCTTACGGCTGCAAGATGTGTAAAAAGTCCTATCAG aCGCTCTCTGGTCTGTGGTACCACAATCGTACGGCTCACCCCGAGAGCGCATCTGCCCAGGGCAACAAAGCTATCAAATCTCTGCTGCAGTGTGACAAGTGTGACAAGACATTTAGCAACCGAAATAGTCTGTTAAAACACCAGATAACCAATCACAAAG aagTGCACTTGTGGAAGTGTGTGAACTGTGACAGCACTATGACGAGTGAGCAGGAGCTCCAGCAGCACATATGCAGCGGTCAGGCGAGTCAGAGCGGCTCTGTGTTCAGCTGCGTGGTCTGCTCTCTCCACTTCACCTCAGAGACTGAGTTCCAGCAGCACTTCCTGTCCAAACATCTGCAGGTCATGCAAGAGGAAGCACAGACACAGGCCTCCAGTGCTCAAACG GTGATTCAGTGTGAGGATGCAGCCGGTCAAGAGGCGGAGCAAGTGATTAGCCTCGACCAATCCCAGATTGAAGGGTCTCCGCAGCTGTTTGTGGCTCTGGGTGATCAGCAGGAAGCAGCCAGTGGCGCTGGAATCGTGGCTGTGAGTATGGAGGATCTACTGAACGGCACCGTCACGCTCATCTGTGAAGAGGGCCAGTGA